In Solanum stenotomum isolate F172 chromosome 6, ASM1918654v1, whole genome shotgun sequence, one DNA window encodes the following:
- the LOC125868575 gene encoding pyrophosphate-energized vacuolar membrane proton pump-like: MSTIAKSCSPVQEVADSCKTGAATNVIFGLALGYKSVIIPIFAIAASIYVSFSLAAMYGIADAVLGMLSTIATGFAIDAYGPISDNAGGITEMAGMSHSIRERIDALDAAGNTTAAIGKILKIEVTSQDASLEDAKDYYYFAMEVMQNLIS; this comes from the exons ATGTCTACTATTGCAAAATCTTGCAGTCCAGTACAAGAAGTGGCAGATTCTTGCAAGACTGGTGCTGCGACAAATGTAATATTTGGATTGGCTCTTGGATATAAATCTGTTATCATTCCCATATTTGCCATTGCTGCTTCTATATACGTGAGCTTCAGCTTAGCTGCTATGTATGGCATTGCAGATGCTGTTCTAGGAATGCTTAGCACTATAGCCACTGGGTTCGCAATAGATGCTTATGGCCCTATCAGCGACAATGCTGGTGGTATTACAGAGATGGCTGGAATGAGCCATAGCATTCGTGAAAGGATTGATGCTCTTGATGCTGCTGGGAACACAACAGCTGCAATTGGCAAG ATTTTGAAGATTGAAGTTACAAGTCAAGATGCAAGTTTAGAAGATGCAAAAGACTATTATTATTTTGCAATGGAAGTTATGCAAAACTTGATATCATAG